Proteins found in one Quercus robur chromosome 2, dhQueRobu3.1, whole genome shotgun sequence genomic segment:
- the LOC126715439 gene encoding transcription factor MYB82-like, whose translation MESKRVKPQLKKNLWKPEEDLILKNYVETHGEGNWATVSERSGLMRGGKSCRLRWKNYLRPNIKRGEMSKEEEDLIIRMHKLLGNRWSLIAGRLPGRTDNEVKNYWNTHLNKKCLLGKRKATNSNNHEEEDNDENMNKKNKLDPPFHSEPNGSSLISLTSNTKLGLEEGSKKEESTVTEGNWMDYDASSFNYDIMDYPIMPEAAAGGAGNSASFVFDDEPLIAYMDSFILLEAFGCGGEEL comes from the exons ATGGAAAGTAAAAGAGTGAAGCCACAGCTGAAGAAAAATTTGTGGAAGCCAGAGGAGGACTTGATTCTGAAAAACTATGTGGAAACTCACGGTGAAGGCAACTGGGCTACTGTCTCTGAGAGATCAG gttTGATGAGGGGCGGGAAGAGTTGCAGGCTAAGATGGAAGAACTATCTGAGACCAAACATCAAACGTGGTGAGATGTCCAAAGAGGAAGAAGACCTTATCATACGAATGCATAAGCTTCTCGGCAACAG GTGGTCACTGATTGCTGGCCGGCTTCCTGGCCGAACGGataatgaagtgaagaactaCTGGAATACCCATTTGAACAAGAAATGCCTTCTAGGCAAAAGAAAAGCGACTAACTCAAACAACCATGAAGAGGAAGACAACGATGAGAACATGAACAAGAAGAATAAATTGGATCCACCATTTCATTCAGAGCCCAATGGAAGCTCACTTATAAGTTTGACAAGCAACACAAAATTGGGTTTGGAAGAAGGAAGCAAGAAAGAAGAGAGCACAGTGACAGAGGGTAATTGGATGGATTATGACGCAAGTAGCTTCAACTATGACATAATGGATTATCCAATAATGCCCGAAGCAGCAGCAGGAGGAGCAGGGAACAGTGCAAGTTTCGTCTTTGACGATGAGCCTCTTATAGCCTACATGGATTCTTTTATCTTGCTTGAAGCATTTGGATGTGGTGGAGAGGAGTTGTAG